A genomic window from Carassius auratus strain Wakin chromosome 45, ASM336829v1, whole genome shotgun sequence includes:
- the LOC113062785 gene encoding transcription factor E2F2-like has product MMVKCVVQGCINHRDLRPGERSSRPHKRFFRFPKDKARMKVWLAALRETEREITDQHQICEDHFLSHHITPSGISPEAIPIMPPSEGLVSGWSSCEEQDELSDPVEEGGVDAEDDLYDVEFEDYEEEDEDHSLADNGPYRPFYSESLMNNPNNNNVNQAMGASSKLAQYRSDVALGQLTKRFMQLLHTAPNGVLDLNEVTRKLGTRKRRVYDITNVLTGIQIIKKTSKNKIQRMNPASVNQWSAKTKADLLHLKSTEEALDLLIKDCAQQLFALTDLKDNADSAYVTYEDICQIDVFKDQTIIAIRAPEETKLEVPTPTEESIQIHLKGCRGPIQILTYETEGPSEAVDPTNTESKLVKPACFLTLEESRIHTQPLLSDVSNTVAAVQST; this is encoded by the exons ATGATGGTGAAGTGTGTGGTCCAAGGATGCATAAACCACAGGGATCTCAGACCTGGCGAGCGATCGAGCCGTCCGCACAAGAGGTTTTTCAGGTTCCCCAAAGACAAGGCCCGAATGAAAGTATGGCTGGCCGCTTTACGAGAGACTGAGCGCGAGATCACAGATCAGCATCAGATATGCGAGGATCATTTCCTGAGCCATCACATCACGCCGAGCGGCATCAGCCCAGAGGCCATCCCTATTATGCCTCCATCAGAGGGACTGGTCTCCGGCTGGAGCTCGTGTGAGGAGCAGGACGAACTTTCGGACCCAGTCGAGGAG GGTGGAGTTGATGCAGAAGATGATCTTTATGATGTAGAGTTTGAAGATTATGAGGAAGAAGATGAAGACCACAGTCTTGCAGATAATGGTCCATATAGACCGTTTTACAGTGAAAG TTTAATGAACAATCCCAACAATAACAATGTGAATCAAGCAATGGGGGCATCCTCCAAATTAG CCCAGTATCGCTCTGACGTTGCTCTTGGACAACTGACCAAACGCTTCATGCAGCTGCTTCACACAGCACCGAATGGAGTCCTTGACCTCAATGAGGTCACTCGAAAACTGGGCACACGGAAGAGACGGGTGTATGACATCACCAACGTCCTAACCGGCATCCAGATAATAAAAAAGACGTCCAAAAACAAGATCCAGCGGAT GAATCCAGCATCAGTGAATCAGTGGAGTGCCAAGACGAAAGCTGACCTGCTTCATCTGAAGTCAACGGAGGAGGCCCTTGACTTGCTCATCAAAGACTGCGCCCAACAGCTTTTTGCCCTGACCGACCtcaaagacaatgctga CTCAGCTTATGTGACATATGAGGACATCTGTCAGATCGACGTTTTCAAGGACCAGACTATAATAGCCATCAGGGCCCCTGAAGAGACAAAACTAGAGGTGCCCACTCCCACTGAA GAATCTATCCAGATCCACTTGAAGGGCTGCCGGGGGCCCATCCAAATACTCACCTATGAGACTGAGGGCCCAAGTGAAGCTGTGGATCCGACTAACACAGAATCCAAGCTTGTCAAACCAGCCTGCTTTCTAACGCTAGAGGAGAGCCGGATACACACACAACCACTTCTGTCAG aTGTTTCAAATACTGTAGCAGCTGTACAGAGCACATAA